From a region of the Pseudoxanthobacter soli DSM 19599 genome:
- a CDS encoding LON peptidase substrate-binding domain-containing protein: MAGTIASLRQPTNLPDVIPVFPLSGALLLPRGQMPLNVFEPRYLEMVDAVLGGDRLIGIVQPRFDLGLGDDELDDRPPLCGVGCAGRITAFQESDDGRYVINLTGVARFQIVEELESDKPFRLCRITTRSFAEDFVPDSRESDVDRGTLLETFRAYLDANELETDWPSVERASNEVLVNALSMMSPYGPAEKQALLEAPDLKARSETLIAITEMELVKSDREGGPRIN, encoded by the coding sequence ATGGCCGGCACTATAGCGTCCCTTCGCCAGCCGACGAACCTGCCGGATGTGATTCCGGTCTTTCCGCTTTCCGGGGCGCTGCTGCTGCCGCGGGGACAGATGCCGCTCAACGTGTTCGAGCCGCGCTATCTGGAGATGGTGGACGCTGTGCTGGGCGGCGACCGGCTGATCGGCATCGTGCAGCCGCGCTTCGATCTCGGGCTCGGTGACGACGAGCTGGACGACCGTCCGCCGCTGTGCGGCGTCGGCTGCGCCGGCCGCATCACCGCGTTCCAGGAAAGCGACGACGGCCGCTACGTCATCAATCTCACCGGCGTGGCGCGCTTCCAGATCGTCGAGGAACTCGAAAGCGACAAGCCGTTCCGGCTGTGCCGCATCACCACCCGCTCGTTCGCCGAGGACTTCGTGCCGGATTCCCGCGAATCTGATGTCGACCGCGGCACGCTGCTGGAGACGTTCCGGGCCTATCTCGACGCCAACGAGCTGGAGACCGACTGGCCGAGCGTGGAACGGGCCTCCAACGAGGTGCTCGTCAACGCATTGTCGATGATGAGCCCCTACGGGCCGGCGGAGAAGCAGGCCCTGCTGGAGGCGCCGGACCTGAAGGCGCGCTCCGAGACGCTCATCGCCATCACCGAGATGGAGCTGGTGAAGTCCGACCGTGAGGGCGGCCCGCGCATCAACTGA
- a CDS encoding Trm112 family protein, translating to MSDEANRSGAFEPAAAPPRKVDPKLLELLVCPLTKTTLEYDAGAQELVSRAARLAFPIRDGVPIMLAEEARPLED from the coding sequence TTGTCCGACGAAGCGAACAGGAGCGGGGCGTTCGAACCCGCCGCGGCGCCGCCGCGGAAGGTGGATCCGAAGCTTCTGGAGCTTCTGGTGTGCCCGCTGACCAAGACCACCCTCGAATATGATGCCGGCGCGCAGGAACTCGTCTCGCGTGCCGCCCGGCTCGCCTTCCCGATCCGCGACGGCGTGCCGATCATGCTGGCCGAGGAGGCGCGGCCGCTGGAGGATTGA
- a CDS encoding D-alanine--D-alanine ligase family protein, producing MTDERTKSRLRIAVLFGGRSAEHEVSVMSATNVMRALDPARYDAVPVFVTRDGRWLKSRFEDGSLSQPERGTELVLVPGGRGRMLALRADGTVRDLDTIDLVFPVLHGPHGEDGSVQGAAEVARVPLVGCGILGSAAALDKDIAKRLLRAAGVPTARAVVIRPGDGPAFAEIERALGLPVFVKPARQGSSVGVSKVAGAADYDAALAEGFRHDGKLLAEEFVEGREVECSVLEAADGSLTVSRPGEIVPAASHGFYSYDAKYVDADGAALKVPADLPEETEAAIRATAAEAFRAVGCDGMARVDFFLKPDGQFLVNEVNTIPGFTDISMYPKAMAASGIGYAELIDRLVAHGLARGA from the coding sequence ATGACGGACGAGCGGACGAAATCGAGGCTGCGCATCGCCGTGCTGTTCGGCGGCCGTTCCGCCGAGCACGAGGTCTCGGTCATGTCGGCGACCAACGTCATGCGGGCGCTCGATCCGGCGCGGTACGACGCCGTCCCGGTGTTCGTCACCCGCGACGGACGATGGCTGAAGAGCCGGTTCGAGGACGGCAGCCTGTCGCAGCCGGAGCGGGGCACCGAGCTCGTGCTCGTGCCGGGCGGACGCGGCCGGATGCTGGCGCTCCGCGCCGACGGCACGGTTCGCGATCTCGACACGATCGATCTGGTCTTTCCCGTGCTCCACGGCCCCCACGGCGAGGACGGCTCGGTGCAGGGCGCCGCCGAGGTCGCGCGCGTGCCGCTTGTCGGCTGCGGCATCCTCGGCTCGGCCGCCGCGCTCGACAAGGACATCGCCAAGCGGCTGCTCCGGGCCGCGGGCGTTCCGACCGCCCGCGCGGTGGTGATCCGGCCGGGCGACGGGCCCGCGTTCGCGGAGATCGAGCGCGCGCTCGGCCTGCCGGTGTTCGTCAAGCCGGCGCGGCAGGGTTCGTCGGTCGGGGTCAGCAAGGTCGCCGGCGCGGCGGATTACGACGCCGCGCTCGCCGAGGGGTTCCGGCACGACGGCAAGCTGCTCGCGGAGGAATTCGTCGAGGGGCGCGAGGTCGAGTGCAGCGTGCTGGAGGCCGCCGACGGTTCGCTCACCGTGTCGCGGCCGGGCGAGATCGTGCCCGCGGCGAGCCACGGCTTCTACAGCTACGACGCCAAATATGTCGATGCGGACGGCGCGGCCCTCAAGGTGCCGGCCGATCTGCCGGAGGAGACCGAAGCCGCCATCCGCGCGACGGCGGCCGAGGCGTTCCGCGCGGTCGGCTGCGACGGCATGGCCCGGGTCGATTTCTTCCTGAAGCCGGACGGACAGTTCCTCGTCAACGAGGTCAACACCATTCCGGGCTTCACCGACATCAGCATGTATCCGAAGGCGATGGCGGCGAGCGGCATCGGCTATGCCGAGCTGATCGACCGGCTGGTGGCGCACGGCCTCGCACGCGGCGCTTGA